One region of Mangifera indica cultivar Alphonso chromosome 3, CATAS_Mindica_2.1, whole genome shotgun sequence genomic DNA includes:
- the LOC123210416 gene encoding 50S ribosomal protein L11, chloroplastic-like has product MSLLLSQSFPSLMASSISTSSLVPLKNVDNARLSSSMFPSSINLSSNSNVYLQFFNKKPSSLLSSTPRFVTVIAMAPPKPGGKAKKVVGLVKLALEAGKATPAPPVGPALGAKGVNIMAFCKDYNARTADKAGYVIPVEITVYDDKSFTFILKTPPASVLLLKAAGVEKGSKDPKSQKVGKITIEQLRAIATEKLPDLNCTTVESAMRIIAGTAANMGIDVDPPVLEPKKKVNL; this is encoded by the exons ATGTCTCTCCTCCTTTCTCAATCTTTCCCATCTTTAATGGCTTCCTCTATTTCGACCTCCTCTCTGGTTCCTTTGAAGAATGTTGACAATGCTAGACTTTCCTCTTCTATGTTTCCTTCATCCATCAACTTATCCTCGAACTCAAATGTTTATCTTCAATTCTTCAACAAGAAACCGTCTTCGCTTCTCTCTTCAACTCCTAGATTTGTCACTGTCATTGCCATGGCTCCTCCTAAGCCTGGAGGAAAAGCCAAGAAAG TGGTTGGATTGGTAAAGCTGGCTCTGGAGGCAGGGAAGGCCACGCCTGCACCGCCGGTGGGGCCAGCTCTTGGTGCAAAGGGTGTAAATATAATGGCTTTTTGTAAGGATTATAATGCTAGAACTGCTGATAAAGCTGGTTATGTTATTCCCGTTGAAATTACTGTTTACGAT GATAAGAGCTTCACTTTTATTCTCAAGACCCCTCCTGCTTCTGTTTTGCTCCTCAAGGCTGCCG GAGTGGAGAAAGGCTCAAAAGACCCAAAGTCACAGAAAGTGGGAAAGATTACCATTGAACAATTGCGGGCCATTGCCACTGAAAAACTTCCAGATTTGAATTGCACGACTGTTGAGTCAGCCATGAGAATTATAGCAGGAACTGCTGCTAATATGGGAATTGATGTTGATCCCCCTGTTCTTGAACCCAAAAAGAAAGTGAACCTGTAG
- the LOC123212149 gene encoding LOW QUALITY PROTEIN: subtilisin-like protease SBT3.3 (The sequence of the model RefSeq protein was modified relative to this genomic sequence to represent the inferred CDS: substituted 1 base at 1 genomic stop codon): MGKGKVASTPVIAMLFLVFVLNCLSLVIAKVHIVYLGERQQDDPNLITDAHHDMLATVVGSKEVASELMVYSYKHGFSGFAAKLTEAQAQQLAGLPGVIRVIRNSLHRLQTTRSWDYLGLSSHSSSNVLHNSNMGNGVIIGVLDTGIWPESKAFSDEALEPIPSRWKGGCQSGDQFNASIHCNRKIIRASWFADGFLAEYGQTLNTSGGQEFFSPRDANGHGTHVSSTAAGSFVHNVSYKSLGLGNVRGGAPRARLAIYKVCWNVLGGQCASADILKALDEAIHDGVDVLSLSLGSGIPLFSDVDERDGIATGSFHAVARGITVVCAAANDGPSAQTVQNTAPWILTVAASTMDRTFPSPITLGNNRTLVGQAVFSGKDIGLTGLVYPEAAGLDPNSAGVCQDLSLNATKVAGKVVICFASVTRRVAIKIAASIVQEAGSIGLIVAKNPTDTFSPCAENFPCVEVDYEVGTQILFYIRSTESPLVKLGPSKTFVGKPLLAKVAYFSSRGPNSEAPAILKPDVAAPGVNILAAASPLNPLSDNGYAMLSGTSMATPHVSGIVALVKALHPDWSPAAIKSALITTGFPIFAEGWPQKLANPFDFGGGIVDPNKAADPGLIYDMNTADYLHYLCAMEYSNTDISLLTGQPTMCPDPKPSMLDINLPSITIPGLRSSINLTRTVTNVGNSTSVHRAVIEHPFGTKISAQPNVLAFNATNQKISFRVTISTTHQFITGYXFGSLTWTDGVHHVRSPLSVRTDVLRSY; the protein is encoded by the exons ATGGGCAAGGGTAAGGTCGCTTCGACACCAGTGATTGCTATGCTGTTTCTTGTCTTCGTTCTCAATTGCCTAAGCCTCGTGATAGCAAAG GTTCATATTGTTTATCTGGGAGAGAGGCAACAGGATGATCCCAATCTCATAACAGATGCTCATCATGACATGCTTGCTACGGTAGTGGGCAG CAAGGAAGTGGCCTCAGAATTGATGGTGTATAGCTACAAGCATGGCTTTTCAGGATTTGCAGCCAAGCTTACAGAAGCTCAGGCACAGCAACTTGCTG GGTTGCCTGGAGTAATTAGAGTGATACGAAATAGCCTCCACAGACTGCAAACAACAAGGAGTTGGGATTACCTTGGCCTCTCTTCTCATTCTTCTTCCAATGTTCTTCATAATAGTAACATGGGCAATGGAGTTATCATAGGTGTCCTTGACACAG GAATATGGCCAGAATCTAAAGCCTTCAGTGATGAAGCACTTGAACCTATCCCATCTCGCTGGAAGGGTGGTTGCCAATCTGGAGATCAATTCAATGCCTCGATTCATTGTAACAGAAAAATCATTAGAGCCAGTTGGTTCGCTGATGGATTTCTTGCAGAGTATGGGCAGACATTAAACACATCAGGAGGCCAGGAGTTTTTCTCCCCAAGAGATGCAAATGGACATGGCACCCATGTATCCAGCACTGCAGCTGGTTCTTTTGTGCATAATGTTAGCTATAAAAGCCTTGGTCTTGGAAACGTAAGAGGTGGTGCACCCCGTGCACGTTTGGCCATTTACAAGGTCTGTTGGAATGTGCTTGGTGGGCAATGTGCATCTGCGGATATTCTGAAAGCCCTTGATGAAGCCATACATGATGGGGTTGATGTGTTATCCCTGTCACTTGGGTCTGGAATTCCTCTTTTCTCAGATGTTGATGAACGTGATGGAATTGCTACTGGTTCCTTCCATGCTGTGGCAAGGGGCATCACAGTTGTTTGCGCAGCTGCAAATGATGGACCTTCAGCTCAGACAGTACAGAACACAGCACCGTGGATTTTAACTGTAGCAGCGAGCACCATGGATCGAACATTCCCTTCTCCAATAACACTTGGAAATAATAGAACTTTAGTG GGTCAAGCAGTGTTTAGTGGAAAAGACATTGGTTTAACAGGTTTGGTATATCCAGAGGCCGCAGGGCTTGATCCCAATTCTGCTGG TGTTTGCCAAGATCTCTCACTTAATGCCACTAAGGTAGCTGGAAAAGTTGTGATCTGCTTCGCCTCAGTGACTAGAAGAGTCGCCATAAAAATTGCTGCGTCAATTGTTCAAGAAGCTGGTAGTATCGGCCTGATCGTTGCCAAAAATCCCACTGATACATTCTCTCCGTGCGCTGAAAACTTCCCATGCGTTGAAGTTGACTATGAAGTTGGCACCCAAATACTCTTTTACATCCGATCAACCGA GTCACCCTTGGTAAAATTGGGCCCTTCTAAAACATTTGTAGGAAAGCCTTTGTTAGCCAAGGTAGCCTATTTCTCATCAAGAGGGCCTAACTCCGAAGCGCCAGCAATTCTCAAG CCAGATGTTGCTGCTCCTGGAGTGAATATATTAGCTGCTGCTTCTCCTCTTAATCCATTGTCGGATAATGGATATGCCATGCTTTCAGGAACTTCAATGGCAACTCCTCATGTCTCCGGCATTGTGGCACTTGTCAAAGCTTTGCACCCTGATTGGTCTCCAGCAGCAATCAAATCTGCACTTATCACCACTG GTTTTCCAATATTTGCAGAGGGATGGCCACAAAAGCTTGCTAATCCATTCGATTTTGGAGGAGGCATCGTGGACCCAAATAAGGCAGCAGACCCTGGTCTCATATATGATATGAACACAGCCGACTACTTACATTATCTCTGTGCTATGGAATACAGCAACACTGATATCTCTCTGCTTACAGGGCAACCCACCATGTGCCCGGATCCAAAACCTTCCATGTTAGATATAAATCTGCCTTCCATAACAATACCAGGTCTCAGAAGTTCTATCAACCTCACGAGAACAGTAACAAATGTAGGAAACTCTACATCAGTTCATAGAGCTGTAATTGAACATCCGTTTGGCACAAAGATATCAGCACAACCTAATGTATTGGCGTTCAATGCTACAAACCAGAAGATATCTTTCAGGGTAACCATCTCGACAACGCACCAGTTCATCACAGGTTATTAATTTGGAAGCCTAACTTGGACCGATGGTGTTCATCACGTTAGAAGTCCTTTGTCCGTGAGAACAGATGTATTACGATCTTATTAA
- the LOC123211549 gene encoding uncharacterized protein LOC123211549 produces MGFTSVLWEIFNKPTMADVLREMMMFIAPLWISVILGVLVGWAWKPKWVNFDCRDLVDASLSKVSNSSSIGLASIPSLNFLKFQLPTCIFGVSDDDAFIDQATINSDYSSLQRQNTVVVTEDDLEHLCRLVEVKDGGPSWIHMMDRSTQTMRYQAWQRDPETGPPQYRSSTIFEDATPEMVRDFFWDDDFRLKWDDMLIYASTLEDCPTTGTMVVQWVRKFPFFCSDREYVIGRRIWESGRAYYCVTKGVPFPSVPRRNKPKRVDLFYSSWCIRPVESRRGDSQLSACEVLLFHHEDMGIPWEIAKLGIRQGMWGAVKKIDPGLRAYLKERASAASLSHCAFMAQINTKVSADYLRSLDSFSNDSSENEMLDSSNEPVGGNMPKLLVVAGAITLAYSLDQGLFTKAVIFGIARRFANIGRRL; encoded by the exons atgGGCTTTACTTCGGTTTTATGGGAGATCTTCAACAAACCCACCATGGCCGATGTTTTGAGAGAGATGATGATGTTTATAGCGCCTTTGTGGATTTCTGTGATTCTTGGGGTTTTGGTCGGTTGGGCGTGGAAGCCTAAATGGGTCAATTTCGATTGTAGGGATTTGGTGGATGCTTCACTTTCCAAGGTTTCGAATTCATCTTCCATTGGTTTGGCTTCCATTCCCAGCCTCAACTTTTTGAAGTTTCAGTTGCCCACTTGCATATTCGGAGTTTCTGATGATGACGCTTTCATTGACCAGGCTACAATCAATTCTGATTACAG TTCGTTGCAGAGGCAGAACACAGTGGTAGTGACAGAGGATGATTTAGAGCATTTATGTAGGCTTGTTGAAGTGAAAGATGGAGGTCCTTCTTGGATACACATGATGGATCGTTCTACGCAGACTATGCGATATCAAGCTTGGCAGAGAGATCCTGAG ACTGGCCCTCCACAATATCGAAGCAGTACCATCTTTGAGGATGCCACTCCTGAGATGGTGAGGGATTTCTTTTGGGATGATGATTTTCGGTTAAAGTGGGATGACATGCTTATATATGCCTCTACTTTGGAGGACTGCCCCACCACTGGAACGATGGTAGTTCAATGGGTGCGCAAG TTTCCCTTCTTTTGTAGTGACAGAGAATATGTTATAGGACGTCGCATTTGGGAGTCTGGACGAGCTTACTACTGTGTGACCAAG GGAGTACCCTTCCCCTCTGTGCCAAGGCGTAACAAACCCAAACGTGTGGATTTGTTCTATTCAAGTTGGTGCATTCGCCCAG TTGAATCAAGGAGAGGGGATAGCCAGCTGTCTGCTTGTGAGGTCTTACTATTCCATCATGAAGACATGGGTATTCCCTGGGAAATTGCGAAGCTTGGCATCCGACAGGGTATGTGGGGAGCCGTCAAGAAGATTGACCCTGGCTTGCGTGCATATCTGAAGGAAAGAGCATCTGCAGCCTCACTCTCACATTGTGCATTCATGGCCCAGATCAACACCAAAGTCAGTGCAGACTACCTAAGATCCTTAGACAGTTTCTCTAATGATTCATCAGAGAATGAAATGTTAGATTCATCTAATGAGCCTGTAGGAGGGAACATGCCTAAGCTTTTAGTTGTTGCTGGAGCAATTACCCTTGCTTATAGTCTTGATC
- the LOC123210221 gene encoding metal tolerance protein 1-like, with amino-acid sequence MEVQNSEHPHIIEVSRDASAVEGHLAGSKFCGTAPCWFSDAKTSSKEAKERSASTWKLLIAVVLCIIFMSVEVVGGIKANSLAILTDAAHLLSDVAAFAISLFSLWASGWEANPRQSYGFFRIEILGALVSIQLIWLLTGIIVYEAIARLIYETGEVKGFLMFVVSAFGLVVNIAMAILLGHDHGHGHGQGHSHGHGHRHGHGGDDHRHEDHDPTHKGHKETLGIGLGIGTHDHNVEADHTKPLLSTSNSEGKKKLKGGPKQKKQRNINVQGAYLHVLGDSIQSVGVMIGGAIIWYKPEWKIIDLICTLIFSAIVLSTTIRMLRNILDVLMESTPREIDATRLEKGLCEMDEVVAIHELHIWAITVGKVLLACHVKIKPDADADLVLDKVIEYIRREYNISHVTIQIERQ; translated from the coding sequence ATGGAAGTGCAAAATTCAGAACATCCACATATAATTGAGGTATCTAGAGATGCGTCAGCCGTAGAAGGACACCTTGCTGGGAGTAAGTTTTGTGGAACAGCACCATGTTGGTTTTCTGATGCAAAGACTTCTTCCAAAGAAGCAAAGGAGCGTTCTGCATCCACATGGAAACTTTTGATAGCAGTTGTGCTCTGCATCATCTTTATGAGTGTAGAAGTTGTTGGAGGTATTAAAGCCAACAGTCTTGCTATATTAACTGATGCAGCTCATCTCTTGTCAGATGTTGCAGCATTTGCCATTTCACTGTTCTCGCTATGGGCATCAGGATGGGAGGCAAATCCACGTCAGTCTTATGGTTTCTTCAGAATTGAGATACTCGGTGCTCTGGTTTCAATCCAATTGATATGGCTTCTTACTGGAATCATTGTATACGAAGCCATTGCTAGACTTATTTATGAGACCGGTGAAGTTAAAGGATTTCTTATGTTTGTTGTTTCCGCATTTGGTTTAGTTGTTAATATAGCCATGGCAATCTTGCTGGGTCATGATCATGGACACGGTCACGGGCAAGGACACAGTCATGGCCATGGTCACAGACATGGACATGGTGGAGATGATCATAGGCATGAAGATCATGATCCTACACATAAAGGGCATAAGGAGACACTTGGCATTGGACTAGGTATAGGTACACATGATCATAATGTGGAAGCAGATCACACCAAGCCTTTGCTTAGCACTAGTAATTCTGAAGGTAAGAAGAAACTGAAGGGTGGACCAAAACAGAAGAAGCAACGAAACATCAATGTACAAGGGGCTTACCTTCATGTACTTGGGGATTCCATTCAGAGTGTTGGTGTAATGATTGGTGGGGCAATCATATGGTACAAGCCTGAGTGGAAGATTATTGATTTGATATGCACCCTCATATTCTCAGCTATTGTGTTGAGCACAACAATTAGAATGTTACGAAACATTTTGGATGTTCTGATGGAGAGCACGCCTAGAGAGATTGATGCCACTAGACTTGAGAAGGGGCTGTGTGAGATGGATGAGGTTGTTGCCATCCATGAATTGCACATTTGGGCAATAACAGTTGGGAAAGTGTTACTGGCGTGCCATGTCAAAATAAAGCCTGATGCTGATGCTGACTTGGTTCTAGACAAGGTTATTGAGTATATTAGGCGAGAATACAACATCAGCCATGTGACTATTCAGATAGAGCGTCAGTAG